The genomic region TCGAAGTGGTGGCGATCGCATCGCGCGATGCGGACAAGGCGCAGGCTGCGGCGAGCCGTCTGGGCTTAAAACGTAGCTACGGGTCATACGATGCGATCCTGGCAGACCCCGACATTGAAGCCGTTTATATCCCACTGCCAAACCACCTCCACGTTGAATGGGCGATCCGTGCCGCCGAGGCGGGCAAGGATGTTCTGTGCGAGAAGCCCTTGGCTTTGGATGTCGGGGAACTGAACCGCCTTATCGACTGCCGGGATCGGACGGGCCGGCTGATCCAGGAGGCGGTTATGATCCAGGCGCACCGGCAGTGGGACGAAACGCTCGGCATTGTCGCTTCCGGCGAAATCGGTGAAGTACGCGCTGTGACGGGAGTGTTCACTGAAATCAATCTCGATCCCAAGAGCATCGTCAATAATGCCGCAATCGGCGGAGGAGCGCTGTATGATCTCGGTGTTTATCCGATCGCTGCCGCCCGGCTGGTCTTCGGCGCCGAACCCGAAAGGGTATTTGCTGTTAGCGCCTTCGACCCTGATTTCGGTGTTGATCGGCTGACGAGCGCTATCCTCAGTTTTCCGCGGGCGCGCCATGCAACGCTTATGGTCTCAACACAACTGGCATTGCGTCATCACGTCGAAATCTTTGGCACCCGTAAGTCCCTCAGCCTCAGCAATCCCTTCAATCCAACGCCAGATGATCTTTGCAGGATCCAGTTGGACGATGGGAGCAAACTCGCAGGGGCCGCAGCCGAGACTAGGCTGGTCGCGCCGGCCGACCAGTATCGCCTCCAAGCGGAGCGGTTCAGCGCGGCGGTACGCTCGGGGCGCTCTTTGCCAATCGAACTCGAATGGTCGCTTGGAACCATGAAGGTGATTGATGCGATTCAGCGTTCTGTCAAAAGCGGTATCGCCGAACCCTTGTAGCGGTTGGGCATTGCAGTTCCGCTTGCAATCGCCGGGGTCCTGCTGCCGCAGCGTTCCAAGCGTTCACGATCGGTCTAAAACGCCATCTCCCGAGGCAAGTCTACGCGACTTGCTGCTGGTCGATTTGTCAGTGAAGATGGATGCGACCTGACCCCGTGCGCGGTTTAGCCAGTCGATCACCGCTTTCGTTTCAGGCACCCATCCCAGATTCTTATCCACGACATCCAGCATTGACCGCATGTCGCGCAGTGTCTTCGACACAACATTCGGCCATGACGGGGTCAGTCAGGCCAGAATGGTCCGGGCGACCGCCCGCACGCGACGGCCGCCGCATCCGGATCGATTGCGTCAATGGTCGCGAAAATCACTCGGCTCTGCGAGGGGCCGAACGCCATGCGGTTCGACGTCGAAAGCGTCAGACACGAAGTCGCGAGATCCAGTTGTTGAGGCGGCTGACGATTTCCCACGCGATACTTAATCGCTCGCGCCGAAGACGATTTTGTAGAACTCTGTGGTGGCGTCGAGGATGTTCAGTGGCGAGTTCTGCCCTGACGTCCGTTCGGAATCGAACATCGCCTAGCGAAGTTGGCGGCTTCGCACAACAAGCGTGACACGCTGTCATAGGTATACTACTGGGAGCCCGGACGATCTGCTGCCATAACCTCTCGCAATGAGCCTCGCCGAACTGGAAGACTGTCGGCCCAACTGCGAAATGATGGGTCCTTCAAAAGCTCAAATTCTTCAATTCTGATTTGCGCGGTATCGGGTTCAATTGCCTCGATCTCTCCAACCGCGTTTGCGTGCAGACAAAGGAAGTTAAGCCCAGGTCCGATTTGTTCGTAGAGATTTCGGTAGCGATCGGGCGCAGGTTCCCTTCTGTGCCACGGGGTCTCGAGAGCTCTGCATGCGAGAATTCCACCCGCGTCGATTAGCCGATCGGCTCCATTCGTATTAGAATCCTGATCGACCTCGCCCAGATTGTGCTTTGGTCCATATGCTGCGATCGTTGCAGGAAACAGCGCGGGCAGGTCAAACTCCAGGCACAGCGCGACATATCGGTCCACAAACTCTGGTGAAAAGACGCCCCCCATATGGCCATCGATATGCGAAGGAGTCAGGCCGGCCGCGAGAAACGTCTCGACTTGAGCGCGCATCTCCGCTTCGACCGCATCCGGATGAGCGTAGCGCCGCAACTCGGCAACACTCTGCCACATGAAGCCGTATCGATCCGTCAGACCCGATGCAGCCGTAGCCTTCGTTAGAGGCCGCCACCGGTAGTGGCGCTTTTCCGATGTGAGCGTGAGATGGATCCCAAGATTTAAACCTGGTTCGAGCACGCCAGCCTCGGCGATTTCCAGAAACCATGGACACGGCACCATGACGGAACCTGAGTCCACCGCTCCAAGCCGACGCAGTTCAAGATAGGCTTGATTGGCCCCGTGACACATGCCGACGTCGTCGATATTGACGACAACGGAGGGGGGTATGGTCTCTCGTTCGTCGCTTCTCCCGACACTGGTCATTCTTTTGGTCTCTCCCGTAGATAAGCCGGCTACAGCAGCCAGCGTTGCGAATTTTTCTCGCCCATGGCCGCATGAGATGCCAACTGCCTTTCGACAATCGCCTGTACTTTGCGGCTCCCTCGTGCAAACAGCATTGACCGATAGCTGATCGCCTATCTCTGCCTATAGCTGATTAGTTCACACCGAGAGTACTTCAGTGGCTGCTTCTGCGATGGCGAGCGCGGTGACGGCGTCTTGTGCGGTTGCACCTTGGGAGACTCCACCGCGTGCCGCTTGGACGAAATCTTCAAGCTGGCTCCGTAACGCATTTAAGAATACCGCCTCTCCATTTGGGGGCCAGAAAAAGCGAGCTTCTTCGAAGCCTGAGGTGCCGAAGACCTGAGCCCAGCACGCGTCCCCAGGTGGAAATCTCCGCCCCAGAGAAACCAGACCGACGCCACCGCCTGAAAGATCGCAAAGCAGCTGAACAGCATCCGGATCACCTTCCACCTTTCCTGCGAAAGTCGTTTTCGAGGCGGCAACCCGGAAATTGCTTGGTTCCTGACCCGTAAGCCAGCGCAACTGGTCAAATTCATGAACGCCCATATCGATAAGCGCCCCGCCTCCAGTGGCTCGAAATGAGGCCGCAGGGGGAGTTTCGTCCCATTGGAAGCAAGATATGAGGTAAGGCTCACCAAGCAGGCCGCTCCGAATATTCTGTCGCAGTTTCTCCAGTTCAGGAACGAACCGCCGCCAATATCCAATCTGCAAGTGCACTTTGAATTGTTCGGCCGCCTCGGCTGCCTTGCGAGCTTCTTCGGCAGTGACGCCGCAGGGCTTCTCGCAGAGGATTGGCAAGCCGCGTGCAGCTATGTACCTAATATTTTCCACATGCGTCTTGCTGGGAGTCGCGATGAGAACTCCCTCGATCTCGCCTGCGTCAATCATTTCATCCGCGGTTTCGTAAGTTTTGATACCACTGCGTTCCAACGCAAGCCTCGTAGCGGCTACCGGTTCGACCACAGCCGTGACTTCCACGAGCAAACTCTCAGAAGCCGCTCGCAAATGTACCTGACCCATGCGGCCAGCACCGATCAAACCAAGACGGAATTCCCTCATAACTTAATCCTGCGGTAAGAGTTTAAATATCGGTCCGTCGCGGCGGACCCGTCTTTGGCCCTGGCAGACGCAACATCGCGGGATTAGGGATCCAGAAAGTTGCGGGGGCTGGTTGTCGAATCACTGCAGTTCCGGGACCAAAATCACCAGGCGATGGTCGCCACTGTCGCCATGGCAAACCTCGAAATCCTGATCAGTGGCTCACGATCTGCCGCCGGCCAGGCGGCTAACGATGGTAGCATCTGAGCCATTGGGGCTCCGGCATTTCCGGTTAGGTCCACACGGATCAAGGTCAATTCTTTCCCTGAAACTTTGCTAGATTCTCCTTCGTGACCAGCTCGAAGGGGATGTAGATCTTCTTTTTGACGGGCTCCCCCTTGGCGAGCTTGAGCGCGGCGTCGATAGAACCCTTGCCCTGACCGATAGCGTCCTGGAACACGCTGACGTCCAGTTCTTCGGCCGCCATTGCGGCCAGCGCATCATCGGTGGCGTCGATGCCGCCAACCACGACTGAATCCATCGAACGGCCTGCGGCTTTCAAGGCTTGTATGGCGCCGATCGCCATCTCGTCGTTGTTCGCAATTACGGCATCGAATTCGAAGCCTGCAGACAGCCAGTTGGTCATAAGGTCGGCGCCCTGGGTCCGCTGCCAGTTTGCTGTCTGCTCTTCGACGATCTCGATGCCCTTGCACTTGTCGGTAGCGAGAACGTCATGAATATCTTTCGTGCGCATGCGAGCCGCCTGGTTCGACAACTCCCCGATTATCACGACGGCTTTTCCCTTTCCGTTGAGGAGCCTGCAAACTTCCTGGGTCTGTAAAGTGCCGGAATCCACCTCGTTCGAGGCCACAAAAGCTTGTGTTTGCGGAAGAGTGTCGACGTTCACCGGTTCGCGGTTGACGTAGACCAGGGGCACGCCCGCATCGGCCGCGATCTTCGATATCACGGTTGTCGCATCAGTATCGACCGGCTGCACGATGATCGCATCCACCCCAGCGGCGATAAAATTCTGGACCTGGCTCTGCTGCTTAGCCACGTCATTCTGCGCGTCTTCGATCTGCAGGTCCACGCTCTCAAGCGTATTGGCGTACTCCTCCATGCCGTTGCGCAGCAACGTCCCGAATTTGTCGTCGAATACCGCCATCGAGGCGCCGATGGTCCCCGCATGTGCAGAGGTCGACATGAGGACGGCCATCGCGCCGCCTATGATAATTTTTTTCACTTCTTTTCTCCCCGCTCTTGACGCTGGAAATCCAGCACTTGAACAGGCCGAAGATTGACGCGATACTGGCTCAACTGAAAGAGCAGCTTTAGACGATTTTGAGGGGACCAATTTGACTAAATGTCGCACCCGCTTTCCCTCCGATATGCTTGTTCTCGATAGAGAAGCCAGCGTTCCGATGCACCGGCAGCTTTACGAGAAGTTGCGCTCAGAAATACTGGCCGGTCGTTTGAAGGCCGACACACGCCTTCCCCCAACTCGTTTGATGGCTGAGGATCTCGGCGTCAGCCGCAACACTGTGATCAGTACCTACGATGCCCTACTCGCTGAGGGTTATCTTGAATCTCGCTCCGGATCGGGCACCTGGGTAGCGACGTTGCCTGCAGATGCTGTGACTGCGCGCAATGCTCTTGACAAGACCGGCGCGCCGTCTCTCTCGTCGCGAGGGTCGAGGATGGCGAAACAGCCTCGAGACCGAACGATCCCCGGTCACATCGCATTCCATCCCGGATATCCAGAAATCAAAAGCTTTCCCTTCTCGACGTGGGCGCGGCTGCTCAAACGGCACACCCGCTACTCCCAGGAGGACCTCTATGGCTATCACTGGGTCACGGGCCATCCTCGGCTGAAGACAGCGATTGCGGAGTACTTGCAGGCTTCGCGCGGCGTCGATTGCGGACCAGAACAGGTGATCGTTGTCAATGGCACCCAGGCTGCCCTGGACATTCTCGCGCGTGTGCTCGTCGATGAGGGAGACGTCTGCTGGATGGAAGAGCCCGGCTACATTGGCGCTCAGAATGCGCTATTGAGCGCCGGAGCAAGGCTCGTGCCCTTGCCGGTCGGACGGGATGGCTGGTCGCTCGACGATGAGGCTCGCCCAGCGCCGCGCCTGATCTTCGTCACGCCGTCTTGCCAGTGGCCGCTAGGTTGCGTGATGCGCATGGAAGATCGGCTTCGGCTTCTCCAGATCGCCGAAAGGCATGATGCCTGGATCGTTGAGGACGACTACGACAGCGAATATCGCTTTCGAGGGCGGCCGATACCGGCGATGCAAGGCTTAGACAAATCCGGCCGCGTGATCTACATGGGCACGTTTGCCAAGACGCTCTTTCCGTCTCTCAGGATTGGTTTCGTCGTTGTGCCCCCACATCTCGCCGACGGCTTTAAGCGGGTCGCCAGTAACACCGGACACTATCCATCTCTCCTGCTGCAGGCGGCGCTCGCCGACTTTATCAGCGAGGGCTACTTCGCCACGCATCTTCGCCGGATGCGGCGCCTCTATGCTGAGCGCCAGAAGGTGTTTGTATCAATGTGCCACCACAGTCTCAATCGCTGGCTTTCTATCGAGGAAAGTGACGCCGGTATGCAGCTTGTCGGTCGGTTCACGCAGGCAGTCGAAGATGAGACGCTTTGGGCCGCAGCACAAAAACAGGGCGTGAACTTCTCACCGCTTTCGCGGCAGTTTTTCAGCAGCCCACCTGAACAGGGCGCCATACTGGGTTACGCGGGCATCGACCTGAAGGCCATGCGGGAGGGAATTGCCTGCCTGCGAGCGGCATTCATTGATGCTGAAAATAGCGGCACTTTTGAAAAACAACCGACGTCTGGTTAACCATCTGAGACGTGCTGAGTTCCGGATATGCGTTGTTCAGGACGAATTGCTGCGTACTTTTTTGCGGAAGAAGTGGTTCTGGAGAAAAGGACGAAGGCGGCTCTAACGAAGGGTCCACTAAACCTCTAGGCTCGTGCCTCAGCATTGCGACGGAGGCAATCCATGGTTTTAGCGCAAAGAGATTACAGCCTGGTTGGTCGTGGATCGCGAGCTG from Rhizobium indicum harbors:
- a CDS encoding Gfo/Idh/MocA family protein — encoded protein: MQPVRWGIIGTAAIALEKVIPAMSRAEGLEVVAIASRDADKAQAAASRLGLKRSYGSYDAILADPDIEAVYIPLPNHLHVEWAIRAAEAGKDVLCEKPLALDVGELNRLIDCRDRTGRLIQEAVMIQAHRQWDETLGIVASGEIGEVRAVTGVFTEINLDPKSIVNNAAIGGGALYDLGVYPIAAARLVFGAEPERVFAVSAFDPDFGVDRLTSAILSFPRARHATLMVSTQLALRHHVEIFGTRKSLSLSNPFNPTPDDLCRIQLDDGSKLAGAAAETRLVAPADQYRLQAERFSAAVRSGRSLPIELEWSLGTMKVIDAIQRSVKSGIAEPL
- a CDS encoding polysaccharide deacetylase family protein, giving the protein MTSVGRSDERETIPPSVVVNIDDVGMCHGANQAYLELRRLGAVDSGSVMVPCPWFLEIAEAGVLEPGLNLGIHLTLTSEKRHYRWRPLTKATAASGLTDRYGFMWQSVAELRRYAHPDAVEAEMRAQVETFLAAGLTPSHIDGHMGGVFSPEFVDRYVALCLEFDLPALFPATIAAYGPKHNLGEVDQDSNTNGADRLIDAGGILACRALETPWHRREPAPDRYRNLYEQIGPGLNFLCLHANAVGEIEAIEPDTAQIRIEEFELLKDPSFRSWADSLPVRRGSLREVMAADRPGSQ
- a CDS encoding Gfo/Idh/MocA family protein — translated: MREFRLGLIGAGRMGQVHLRAASESLLVEVTAVVEPVAATRLALERSGIKTYETADEMIDAGEIEGVLIATPSKTHVENIRYIAARGLPILCEKPCGVTAEEARKAAEAAEQFKVHLQIGYWRRFVPELEKLRQNIRSGLLGEPYLISCFQWDETPPAASFRATGGGALIDMGVHEFDQLRWLTGQEPSNFRVAASKTTFAGKVEGDPDAVQLLCDLSGGGVGLVSLGRRFPPGDACWAQVFGTSGFEEARFFWPPNGEAVFLNALRSQLEDFVQAARGGVSQGATAQDAVTALAIAEAATEVLSV
- a CDS encoding sugar ABC transporter substrate-binding protein codes for the protein MKKIIIGGAMAVLMSTSAHAGTIGASMAVFDDKFGTLLRNGMEEYANTLESVDLQIEDAQNDVAKQQSQVQNFIAAGVDAIIVQPVDTDATTVISKIAADAGVPLVYVNREPVNVDTLPQTQAFVASNEVDSGTLQTQEVCRLLNGKGKAVVIIGELSNQAARMRTKDIHDVLATDKCKGIEIVEEQTANWQRTQGADLMTNWLSAGFEFDAVIANNDEMAIGAIQALKAAGRSMDSVVVGGIDATDDALAAMAAEELDVSVFQDAIGQGKGSIDAALKLAKGEPVKKKIYIPFELVTKENLAKFQGKN
- a CDS encoding PLP-dependent aminotransferase family protein; translation: MHRQLYEKLRSEILAGRLKADTRLPPTRLMAEDLGVSRNTVISTYDALLAEGYLESRSGSGTWVATLPADAVTARNALDKTGAPSLSSRGSRMAKQPRDRTIPGHIAFHPGYPEIKSFPFSTWARLLKRHTRYSQEDLYGYHWVTGHPRLKTAIAEYLQASRGVDCGPEQVIVVNGTQAALDILARVLVDEGDVCWMEEPGYIGAQNALLSAGARLVPLPVGRDGWSLDDEARPAPRLIFVTPSCQWPLGCVMRMEDRLRLLQIAERHDAWIVEDDYDSEYRFRGRPIPAMQGLDKSGRVIYMGTFAKTLFPSLRIGFVVVPPHLADGFKRVASNTGHYPSLLLQAALADFISEGYFATHLRRMRRLYAERQKVFVSMCHHSLNRWLSIEESDAGMQLVGRFTQAVEDETLWAAAQKQGVNFSPLSRQFFSSPPEQGAILGYAGIDLKAMREGIACLRAAFIDAENSGTFEKQPTSG